Proteins encoded in a region of the Candidatus Moanabacter tarae genome:
- the hemN gene encoding Oxygen-independent coproporphyrinogen-III oxidase-like protein YqeR: MELYEGSLLKEIDAAYIDRKVDTIFWGGGTPGILPAKMLERIGGMLCGRLPEPPIEWSVEMAPSTVKVDRLRSLKDLGVNRISLGVQSFQDNSLEVLGRKHSKRDVYQAIDLVREIGFENLNLDLIFGLPNQRVEDWIGDLKEAFGIYPTHISTYCLTFEDDTPLFIKMKGGQIKAKDDVAEAAFYETTWQFMADNGYLQYEISNYAIPGYECLHNENTWRMGEWMGFGPSAATQVNGKRFSNVSSLKDWLIGFDEGKPRLVEEVSLTQSILAHDCLIFGFRMNQGVFLEELSIRFPSVPLGKLDSLWDKFRDEGLMVDNGGGNILLTPKGRLLADAIAVEISEKFEEAVEIKSPFSFNIN, translated from the coding sequence ATGGAGCTATATGAAGGCTCCCTGTTAAAAGAGATTGATGCTGCTTATATCGATCGAAAGGTTGATACAATTTTTTGGGGTGGAGGGACTCCAGGAATTTTGCCAGCAAAAATGTTGGAGAGGATCGGTGGGATGCTGTGCGGGAGATTGCCAGAGCCGCCTATTGAATGGAGTGTAGAGATGGCCCCCTCAACCGTTAAGGTCGACCGGCTCCGGTCTCTCAAGGATCTTGGCGTGAATAGGATCTCTCTTGGGGTACAGAGTTTCCAAGATAATTCTCTCGAAGTTCTCGGGCGCAAACATTCGAAGAGAGATGTATATCAAGCTATAGATCTAGTTCGTGAGATTGGATTTGAGAATCTGAATCTCGACCTTATCTTTGGTCTTCCCAACCAAAGGGTGGAAGATTGGATTGGGGATCTGAAGGAAGCCTTTGGAATTTACCCAACCCACATTTCGACCTACTGTCTCACCTTCGAAGATGATACTCCGCTCTTCATTAAAATGAAAGGGGGCCAAATCAAAGCCAAAGATGATGTTGCAGAGGCTGCATTTTACGAAACTACGTGGCAATTTATGGCTGATAATGGCTACCTTCAATATGAGATTTCAAATTATGCTATTCCGGGCTATGAGTGTTTGCATAATGAGAATACCTGGCGAATGGGAGAGTGGATGGGTTTCGGTCCATCTGCTGCGACACAGGTAAACGGGAAACGCTTCAGCAATGTATCTTCCCTAAAGGATTGGCTGATAGGTTTTGATGAAGGGAAGCCGAGGTTAGTAGAAGAAGTTTCCTTGACCCAGTCGATCTTAGCGCATGACTGCCTTATCTTTGGGTTTCGAATGAATCAGGGTGTTTTCCTTGAAGAGCTCAGTATTCGGTTTCCCTCTGTTCCCCTAGGTAAGCTCGATTCGCTTTGGGATAAATTCCGTGATGAGGGTTTAATGGTCGATAACGGTGGTGGAAATATTCTGCTTACTCCCAAAGGTAGATTGCTAGCGGATGCGATTGCAGTCGAGATCTCCGAGAAGTTCGAGGAGGCTGTTGAGATTAAATCACCGTTCTCTTTCAATATCAATTAA
- the asd gene encoding Aspartate-semialdehyde dehydrogenase, producing the protein MKHRVGIVGATGAVGHELIRLLEERMFPTESLRLFASRRSVGKHTKFRGEKIPLEEASERIFSDLDLVIFSVPSSTSKVLAPFAVEAGCVVVDNTSAFRMDPKVPLVVPEINAHTLEEHNGIIANPNCTTVVALMGLYPLHKEFGLKRFFASTYQAVSGTGAAAIRELEAQTRAWVEGDPLFNDVYPHPIAFNLLPHVESLQESGYTKEEEKMLNEGRKILGLPELRVSTTCVRVPVFRCHAVAISAEFKRKVIVEQARSVISDFKGVEVIDDLENNQYPMPVNRSEVLECAVGRLRQDTALDNGLSLWVVGDQLWKGAALNAIQIAEELFERGLLRCPVG; encoded by the coding sequence GTGAAACATAGAGTTGGAATCGTTGGTGCGACGGGTGCGGTTGGGCACGAGTTGATTCGGTTATTAGAAGAGAGGATGTTTCCAACTGAATCACTTCGGCTTTTTGCTTCCCGTCGTTCGGTGGGGAAACATACTAAGTTTAGGGGAGAGAAGATCCCACTTGAAGAAGCTTCGGAGAGGATTTTCTCTGATCTAGATCTCGTTATCTTCAGTGTTCCAAGTAGTACATCTAAGGTTTTAGCTCCTTTTGCTGTAGAAGCCGGGTGCGTGGTAGTTGACAATACCTCTGCCTTTCGGATGGATCCAAAAGTTCCCTTGGTAGTCCCAGAAATCAACGCACACACCCTTGAGGAGCACAACGGAATCATTGCCAATCCAAATTGTACGACGGTTGTAGCTCTGATGGGACTATACCCTTTGCATAAGGAGTTTGGGCTCAAGCGATTTTTTGCTTCAACATACCAGGCAGTATCTGGAACGGGGGCAGCTGCAATAAGAGAGTTGGAGGCCCAGACTCGCGCATGGGTCGAAGGTGATCCTCTGTTTAACGATGTCTATCCCCATCCTATTGCTTTCAATCTTTTACCCCATGTTGAATCTTTACAGGAGAGCGGCTACACGAAGGAAGAGGAAAAAATGCTCAATGAAGGGCGAAAGATTCTCGGACTCCCTGAATTGAGGGTTTCAACTACATGTGTTCGTGTTCCGGTTTTTCGGTGTCACGCGGTCGCAATCAGCGCCGAATTCAAGAGGAAGGTGATTGTTGAACAAGCGAGATCTGTAATCTCTGATTTTAAAGGAGTAGAAGTGATTGATGATTTGGAGAACAATCAATACCCGATGCCTGTAAATCGAAGTGAAGTTCTGGAGTGTGCAGTTGGCCGTTTACGTCAAGATACTGCCTTGGACAATGGCCTCTCCTTATGGGTAGTAGGTGACCAACTGTGGAAAGGGGCTGCCCTTAACGCTATCCAGATTGCTGAGGAATTATTTGAGAGGGGTCTTTTACGTTGTCCGGTAGGTTAG
- the ilvH gene encoding Putative acetolactate synthase small subunit — MRHTISVVVENNFGVLARVAGLFSGRGFNIDTLNVGPTHDPKFSRITATVMGDTQQLDQCIKQLKKLVEVIDVKDFSEGELAARELVIVKIAAEGNRSEIIQICDIFRAKIIDVSPLNLIVELTGDENKIEGFLEIIASYGIEDMARTGSAALPRIRKSNPRNEDKID, encoded by the coding sequence ATGAGGCACACCATATCTGTTGTTGTTGAGAACAACTTTGGGGTTCTGGCACGAGTGGCCGGTCTCTTCAGTGGAAGAGGATTTAATATTGATACCCTCAATGTTGGTCCGACTCACGATCCTAAATTTTCACGGATTACTGCAACAGTCATGGGTGACACGCAGCAGCTGGACCAATGTATCAAACAACTTAAAAAATTAGTTGAAGTTATTGATGTGAAAGATTTCTCCGAAGGAGAACTGGCTGCGCGCGAATTGGTTATCGTGAAAATTGCTGCGGAAGGAAACCGATCCGAAATCATCCAGATCTGTGATATTTTCCGTGCTAAAATCATCGATGTTTCTCCCTTGAATTTAATTGTCGAACTAACGGGGGATGAAAATAAAATCGAAGGTTTTCTTGAGATTATAGCTTCATACGGGATAGAGGACATGGCTCGAACAGGGAGTGCAGCTCTTCCCCGTATTCGAAAATCAAACCCTAGGAACGAAGATAAGATAGACTAA
- the ilvC gene encoding Ketol-acid reductoisomerase (NAD(+)) yields the protein MPAKVYTNKDADLRILKNKTLAVIGYGSQGHAHAQNLKDSGLKVIIGLYPKSKSIRVARRQGFEVAMTAEATRRSDIIMMAVPDMKQAAVFKEDIEPHLTKGKTLLFTHGFSIHFGLIKPPKGVDIIMVAPKGIGQTVRTQYLEGKGVPALISVLKGSSRGSKKLALAWAKGIGATRAGVIQTTFKEETETDLFGEQAVLCGGLSELVFAGYETLVEAGYQPEMAYYECLHELKLIIDIMVESGIAGMRFTVSETATYGDISRGPKVISSQSRKAMRKVLADVQSGKFAKEWVKEYKDGLPNYDALLESGDTHPIEAVGRRLRTLMPWVKKTNLKGSQAAY from the coding sequence ATGCCTGCAAAAGTATACACCAACAAGGACGCGGATCTTCGGATTCTAAAGAATAAAACTCTGGCGGTAATTGGATACGGATCGCAAGGCCACGCCCATGCCCAGAATCTTAAAGACAGTGGGCTTAAAGTAATCATTGGCCTTTACCCTAAGAGTAAATCGATTCGAGTGGCTAGGAGACAAGGTTTCGAAGTGGCGATGACCGCAGAGGCAACAAGGCGATCTGACATCATCATGATGGCGGTACCTGATATGAAACAAGCAGCGGTCTTTAAGGAGGATATCGAGCCCCACTTGACAAAGGGCAAGACGTTGCTCTTTACACACGGGTTTTCTATTCACTTTGGTCTTATTAAACCTCCGAAAGGCGTTGATATTATAATGGTAGCGCCCAAGGGAATCGGGCAGACCGTAAGAACTCAATATTTGGAAGGGAAGGGTGTTCCAGCTCTGATTTCGGTGCTTAAGGGTTCATCCAGAGGGTCCAAGAAATTGGCCCTAGCATGGGCTAAGGGAATTGGTGCTACTCGTGCAGGGGTGATTCAAACTACTTTTAAGGAAGAGACGGAAACTGACTTGTTCGGAGAACAGGCTGTACTCTGCGGTGGTCTTAGTGAGCTTGTTTTTGCGGGTTATGAAACTCTTGTCGAAGCTGGCTATCAACCGGAGATGGCATACTACGAGTGCCTGCACGAGTTGAAATTGATAATCGACATCATGGTGGAAAGCGGAATTGCCGGAATGCGCTTCACAGTATCCGAAACTGCTACTTATGGGGACATTTCTCGTGGACCTAAGGTTATCTCGTCACAAAGCCGCAAGGCTATGAGGAAAGTCTTGGCGGATGTGCAGTCTGGAAAATTTGCTAAAGAATGGGTTAAGGAGTACAAGGATGGCTTGCCTAATTATGATGCTCTTTTAGAATCGGGTGATACACATCCGATAGAGGCGGTTGGAAGACGTCTGCGTACGCTTATGCCGTGGGTAAAAAAGACCAATTTGAAAGGTTCTCAAGCGGCTTATTGA
- the hemC gene encoding Porphobilinogen deaminase: MSEESIVLATRGSPLALVQCELVRVFLGECFPGTDVSVLKLTTTGDQRKDWSLEEQGGDGLFTKELEVALLEGKADIAVHSAKDLPAVLESGLDVVGYLPRDSVHDILVRSHSVRKPKIIASGSPRRRAQARIRFPDAEWVDIRGNVSTRLEKISGGFADATILAAAGLKRLGIDSWPGLSFNPLDLEEMVPAAGQGAIAMEIRSNDRTRFENIGDSETGLAVRIEKLLLKKLGVGCHSAVGAHWIDGEFLVYHEKSGFKRYEVKDEGKEELEKAIDRIIGDLETV; this comes from the coding sequence ATGAGTGAGGAGAGTATTGTTCTTGCAACTCGAGGGAGCCCTCTTGCGCTGGTCCAGTGTGAATTGGTTCGTGTCTTTCTGGGTGAATGTTTTCCTGGGACCGATGTGTCGGTTCTCAAACTAACTACGACGGGTGATCAGAGAAAGGATTGGAGTTTGGAAGAACAGGGAGGAGATGGCCTGTTTACCAAGGAACTCGAAGTTGCCTTACTCGAAGGGAAAGCAGATATTGCTGTGCACAGCGCAAAAGACCTCCCAGCTGTGTTGGAAAGCGGTCTTGATGTAGTGGGCTATCTACCAAGAGATTCCGTTCACGACATTTTAGTTAGGTCACATTCAGTGAGGAAACCTAAGATCATAGCGAGCGGTAGCCCGCGGCGAAGGGCGCAGGCTCGTATCCGTTTCCCTGATGCCGAATGGGTCGATATTCGGGGAAATGTATCGACCCGTCTGGAGAAAATCTCGGGGGGCTTTGCGGATGCAACGATTCTAGCTGCGGCAGGTCTGAAAAGGCTTGGTATTGATTCGTGGCCCGGCCTTAGTTTCAATCCTCTAGATCTTGAAGAGATGGTTCCTGCGGCGGGACAGGGTGCAATCGCGATGGAGATTCGTTCAAATGATCGAACCCGATTTGAAAATATTGGTGATAGTGAAACGGGACTAGCGGTACGTATAGAGAAACTACTATTGAAGAAGTTGGGTGTGGGTTGTCATAGTGCTGTAGGAGCTCATTGGATTGATGGTGAGTTTCTGGTTTACCATGAGAAGTCGGGATTTAAACGTTATGAGGTTAAAGACGAAGGCAAAGAAGAACTCGAGAAGGCGATCGATCGAATTATTGGGGATTTGGAAACAGTATGA
- the hemD gene encoding Uroporphyrinogen-III synthase → MNQKREISLPLAGRRIIVTRNTDQAGGLSSKLRKVGADVIELPLIEIQPDLDKETVEDVFAEINSYEWLVFTSANGVRFFFDIFFKWFIDIRALGLVRIAAIGKATANAIKNLHLKVEIVPEKPVSEELARALEVQQTLDNTKILVVTGNLNRDVLVKRLEKARAIVDTLPVYRTVSKDISSSPDVRDFRKKGADAILFTSSSAVRTFSDQSASLKLESGAILPLTCSIGPITSGTMRKLGMLVDMEAEEQSTDGIVTTLIKEFDE, encoded by the coding sequence ATGAACCAGAAACGTGAGATATCTTTACCTTTAGCGGGACGTAGAATAATCGTAACTCGCAACACAGACCAAGCAGGGGGGCTTAGTAGTAAGTTGCGCAAGGTGGGAGCAGATGTTATAGAATTGCCCTTGATCGAGATTCAACCTGATTTGGATAAGGAGACGGTTGAAGATGTTTTCGCCGAAATCAATAGTTACGAGTGGCTGGTGTTCACAAGTGCTAATGGTGTGCGATTTTTTTTCGATATCTTTTTCAAGTGGTTCATTGATATTCGCGCACTTGGGCTGGTGCGTATCGCTGCTATCGGGAAAGCCACAGCAAACGCCATTAAGAATCTTCATCTTAAAGTCGAAATAGTTCCTGAGAAACCCGTTTCAGAGGAGTTGGCTAGAGCGTTGGAGGTACAGCAGACTCTCGATAATACGAAAATCCTTGTCGTTACCGGTAATCTAAATCGAGATGTCCTGGTTAAGCGTCTAGAAAAAGCTCGAGCAATCGTAGATACCTTGCCGGTCTACCGGACTGTTTCAAAGGACATTTCAAGTTCACCGGATGTACGCGATTTTCGTAAAAAAGGCGCCGATGCTATCCTCTTCACCAGTTCCTCAGCAGTTCGAACTTTCTCCGATCAGTCAGCGTCTCTGAAGCTTGAGAGTGGCGCAATCCTTCCGCTTACCTGCAGCATCGGCCCAATCACATCTGGAACGATGAGAAAATTAGGTATGCTGGTAGATATGGAGGCGGAGGAGCAGTCCACAGATGGAATTGTGACTACACTAATCAAGGAATTCGATGAATAG
- the trpF gene encoding N-(5'-phosphoribosyl)anthranilate isomerase: MNRRVKVKVCGMTRLNDIKCAVKLDADAIGINLYAPSPRSVSIAKASSLISSIPKGKRVLVDVETPPHVLEEYLGLGFDKFQIHFDMANGWCRLAEWLVIVGRDRLWLAPRIPPGEHFPVEVLDYCSTIVTDTYSEGLFGGTGKTRDWAHFARLQDRHPQHRWILAGGLNSGNVSEAITQSRTHFIDVNSGIESSPGKKDSRKMEELFQTLSDK; the protein is encoded by the coding sequence ATGAATAGGCGAGTTAAGGTAAAGGTATGTGGGATGACTCGTCTCAATGACATTAAATGTGCCGTGAAGCTGGATGCGGATGCTATTGGAATCAATCTTTACGCGCCGTCTCCAAGGAGTGTTTCAATTGCGAAGGCGAGTTCTCTTATTTCCTCAATTCCCAAAGGGAAGCGTGTTCTGGTCGATGTAGAAACACCTCCCCATGTCCTCGAAGAATATCTAGGATTGGGCTTCGACAAATTTCAGATTCATTTTGATATGGCTAATGGGTGGTGCCGATTGGCAGAATGGTTGGTGATCGTGGGCCGGGATCGACTATGGCTGGCTCCTAGAATTCCGCCGGGGGAACACTTTCCTGTAGAAGTGCTGGATTATTGCTCAACGATCGTAACAGACACCTATTCCGAGGGATTATTTGGTGGCACAGGCAAAACCCGAGATTGGGCTCATTTTGCAAGACTTCAAGATCGCCATCCTCAACATCGATGGATCTTGGCAGGTGGGTTAAATTCTGGAAATGTTAGCGAAGCAATTACTCAATCAAGAACTCATTTCATCGATGTAAACAGCGGTATTGAATCTTCCCCTGGCAAGAAGGATTCTCGAAAAATGGAGGAGCTTTTCCAGACACTTTCTGATAAGTAA
- the korB_1 gene encoding 2-oxoglutarate oxidoreductase subunit KorB, with translation MSTLTTETPPREPTLDKDTYKGKIHPDWCPGCGDFSVLNALQKALFELGIEPYNVLVVSGIGCSSNLPGFINAYGMHTLHGRALAVATGAKLANHKLKVIATGGDGDGYGIGGNHFLHTMRRNIDLTYIVMDNQIYGLTTGQTSPTSSKGMKTKSTPHGNVENPINPLPLAMVGGATYVARGFSGKQKHLVDLMKGAIMHEGFSLVDVFSPCVTYNKDNTYKWFTPRVKIVEEEENYDPTDFHAAIDRAYEWGDEIPIGLIWHRTDLPSLESLEPVLEKGGPLAHRPLGISSQEAQSLIAELL, from the coding sequence ATGAGTACTTTAACTACAGAAACTCCACCAAGAGAACCAACGCTAGACAAAGATACATACAAGGGGAAAATCCATCCTGATTGGTGTCCTGGTTGCGGCGACTTCTCTGTACTAAATGCTCTCCAGAAGGCACTTTTTGAACTCGGTATCGAACCCTATAACGTCCTCGTCGTAAGTGGCATTGGATGTTCTTCCAATCTTCCAGGATTTATCAATGCATACGGAATGCATACCCTACACGGACGCGCCCTGGCTGTAGCCACCGGTGCTAAATTAGCTAATCACAAATTGAAGGTGATTGCAACCGGAGGCGATGGTGACGGATACGGGATCGGAGGAAACCACTTTCTCCATACAATGAGACGCAATATCGACCTCACATATATCGTGATGGACAACCAGATATATGGTTTGACTACGGGACAAACATCACCCACGAGCTCCAAGGGTATGAAAACCAAAAGCACGCCGCATGGAAATGTAGAAAATCCAATAAATCCACTACCTCTTGCCATGGTAGGAGGTGCTACCTACGTTGCCCGGGGATTCAGTGGTAAGCAAAAACATCTTGTCGATCTGATGAAGGGTGCCATCATGCATGAAGGATTCTCTCTAGTCGATGTTTTCAGCCCCTGCGTCACCTACAATAAGGATAATACCTATAAGTGGTTCACTCCCCGGGTAAAGATCGTCGAGGAAGAGGAGAATTATGATCCCACTGACTTCCATGCAGCCATCGATAGAGCTTATGAGTGGGGTGATGAAATCCCTATAGGTCTAATCTGGCATCGGACCGATCTACCTTCTCTGGAATCTCTCGAACCGGTCTTAGAAAAAGGTGGTCCCCTCGCCCATCGGCCGCTCGGTATTTCTTCTCAAGAAGCTCAAAGCCTAATCGCTGAGCTCTTGTAG
- the korA_1 gene encoding 2-oxoglutarate oxidoreductase subunit KorA: MTKVDFTIAIGGAAGQGIATPGNILARIFARRGLSLNAYNAYQSLIRGGHTFLTIRVSDGPVRCMSDKIDVFIPLNQDTMDRHLRHLKAGAAVLYDGDKLKHGDVEEGVQICSLPLKELIQGNRLAGNTVAIAVTLRMLGIEFEMLEDALTEIFKRKGDEVVNQNVDIARGAYQYAEDNFTQLPYEVPRFEKGKAVLTGNMATAMGGIAAGVKFYAAYPMSPSTGVLQYFADHARKLDIMVRQVEDEIGVMNMVVGAAHAGCRAMCATSGGGFALMTEAIGMSGMLETPIVCVDVQRAGPATGVPTKTEQGDLWQILGAGQGDYPKIVVAPTSIPDLFKTIPELFNLVDKYQCPGLVLSDLLISEGTASVDQDELDFAVKIDRGETIFPNGNNGTENAYGGYNDSTYLRYLNSESGISPRAVPGVPGHIHIAASDEHDEDGVLISDEFTHPHKRRKMVEKRGRKMETAVGDIAPPELVGPEDAAVTLIGFGSTSGVIREAVEKLAGEEAIVASHLPIKWIVPFHSDVVLEVLKKSNRVIIVENNFSGQFARFLKAETGFTAHGHIRKYDGEPFMPHHIVDAVKEQLGGITDYSVPQHEFIV, from the coding sequence ATGACCAAAGTTGACTTTACTATCGCGATCGGAGGTGCTGCAGGGCAAGGAATCGCTACTCCGGGTAATATCCTTGCTCGAATCTTTGCCAGGAGGGGGCTGAGCCTAAATGCCTACAACGCATATCAGTCCCTTATTCGTGGTGGACATACTTTTTTGACAATTCGTGTGAGCGATGGACCTGTTCGCTGCATGAGTGACAAAATCGACGTTTTTATTCCTCTCAACCAAGACACCATGGATCGTCACCTCCGGCATCTAAAGGCCGGGGCGGCTGTCCTCTATGATGGGGATAAACTCAAACACGGAGACGTGGAAGAGGGAGTACAGATCTGCTCCCTGCCTCTGAAAGAACTCATTCAAGGTAACCGATTGGCGGGAAATACCGTCGCAATCGCAGTAACCCTACGGATGCTAGGAATAGAGTTTGAGATGCTAGAAGACGCTCTCACTGAGATCTTCAAACGCAAAGGAGATGAGGTAGTTAATCAAAATGTGGATATAGCAAGGGGTGCTTATCAATACGCTGAAGACAATTTCACCCAATTACCTTACGAAGTTCCTCGTTTCGAAAAAGGCAAAGCAGTTCTTACCGGAAACATGGCTACTGCAATGGGCGGAATCGCTGCCGGTGTTAAATTCTATGCCGCATATCCAATGAGTCCCTCAACAGGAGTACTTCAATACTTTGCGGATCATGCTCGAAAGCTGGATATCATGGTTCGTCAGGTTGAGGATGAAATCGGTGTGATGAATATGGTTGTCGGGGCTGCCCACGCTGGGTGCCGGGCAATGTGCGCAACATCTGGCGGCGGCTTTGCGCTTATGACTGAAGCCATTGGAATGTCCGGCATGTTGGAAACTCCGATTGTCTGCGTCGATGTGCAACGGGCGGGACCCGCAACTGGAGTCCCGACTAAAACCGAGCAGGGAGATCTCTGGCAAATTCTGGGGGCTGGCCAGGGCGACTATCCCAAGATTGTCGTTGCTCCCACTTCGATTCCAGATTTGTTCAAGACTATTCCCGAACTCTTTAACCTGGTCGACAAATATCAATGTCCCGGACTCGTTCTCTCGGATCTTCTAATTTCAGAGGGAACTGCCAGCGTCGATCAAGATGAGCTCGACTTCGCGGTAAAGATTGATCGAGGTGAGACGATCTTTCCAAACGGAAACAACGGAACTGAAAACGCCTATGGCGGCTACAATGATAGTACCTATTTGCGCTATCTAAATAGCGAAAGTGGAATCTCACCACGTGCCGTACCTGGAGTTCCAGGTCACATCCATATTGCCGCTAGCGATGAACACGATGAGGACGGAGTCCTGATCAGCGACGAATTCACTCATCCTCACAAACGGAGGAAGATGGTTGAAAAACGTGGTCGCAAGATGGAGACGGCTGTCGGAGACATCGCCCCGCCGGAACTAGTCGGACCAGAAGACGCGGCAGTTACTCTAATTGGTTTTGGCTCAACCTCCGGGGTGATTCGGGAAGCAGTAGAGAAACTAGCTGGTGAAGAAGCAATAGTGGCTAGCCATCTCCCAATCAAATGGATCGTACCCTTCCACTCTGATGTTGTTTTAGAGGTCCTCAAAAAATCAAATCGTGTAATAATAGTTGAAAACAACTTCAGCGGCCAATTTGCACGTTTCTTAAAAGCGGAGACCGGGTTCACTGCACATGGACATATTCGTAAATACGATGGTGAACCCTTTATGCCGCATCATATCGTCGATGCAGTTAAAGAACAATTGGGAGGCATAACTGATTATTCCGTCCCTCAACATGAATTTATCGTCTAG
- a CDS encoding Virulence protein, which translates to MAIIDHVTIVVSDLDRSIEFYVELLGFRFDARSSLEGDWINSIMNLENVKAEVAFVTSPGGGARIELLRFEHPKGNPHIPNSFPHTPGLRHIAFKIKNMEDVISRLAEAGVSILSPPIRVPHEVVERTTANKALCYFLDPDGVLVELAEYYTD; encoded by the coding sequence ATGGCAATTATTGACCATGTTACAATTGTCGTCTCCGATTTAGATCGATCCATCGAGTTCTATGTTGAACTTCTTGGCTTTCGTTTCGACGCCCGCTCTTCTCTCGAGGGCGATTGGATTAATAGTATCATGAATCTTGAAAATGTTAAAGCTGAGGTTGCATTCGTAACTTCTCCGGGAGGAGGAGCCAGAATAGAACTCCTAAGATTCGAGCATCCCAAAGGGAATCCCCATATCCCGAATTCCTTTCCTCACACACCTGGACTCAGACACATCGCGTTTAAAATCAAAAACATGGAGGATGTTATCTCCCGATTAGCAGAAGCCGGGGTATCCATCCTTTCACCACCAATTCGGGTTCCACATGAAGTCGTTGAACGCACCACAGCAAACAAGGCGCTTTGTTATTTTCTTGATCCAGATGGTGTTCTAGTGGAGCTAGCCGAGTACTATACGGATTGA
- the ffh gene encoding Signal recognition particle protein, which produces MFEALTERLTKALSSLQGAGKLTEDNMAETFKEVRSTLLSADVHIQVARDFIEGVQKKCTGQEVLRTVSPRQMVVKIIQDELAQLLGEGNNGLLNKRPIRIMLVGLHGAGKTTSAVKLAHHLARKQFKPLLVACDVHRPAAIDQLQTLGQSSGHPCYADRSAKDPAIIARGALSSGRSPQTDAFIFDTAGRFHMDETLISELIRIHQVVVPDEVLLVADSALGRESVNVASVFHEAVNLTGIILTKVEGDARGGAALSMKAVTGVPIKFMGTGEKVEDFDSFYPERIASRILGMGDIVSLVEKAQETVEQNEAVEMAEKLQKAEFNFEDFLTQMQQVKKMGSIGSIVGLLPGMSGVEFGNEEEDRLKQTEAIIYSMTPHERRNPRLLNGSRRLRIANGSGVQVRDVNALIKQFNQMRKMMRKMKGKKGKKMMREFSAQNGSNYPDFKSLGR; this is translated from the coding sequence ATGTTTGAGGCTCTCACGGAGAGGCTTACCAAGGCGCTGAGCAGTCTTCAAGGAGCGGGAAAGCTCACTGAAGACAATATGGCGGAAACCTTTAAGGAGGTTCGTTCTACCCTCCTTTCGGCCGACGTTCACATCCAGGTTGCCCGAGATTTCATCGAAGGTGTACAGAAAAAGTGTACTGGTCAAGAAGTCCTAAGAACCGTCTCTCCCAGGCAGATGGTGGTGAAGATCATCCAGGATGAATTGGCTCAACTTCTCGGAGAGGGGAATAATGGCCTGCTCAATAAACGTCCTATTCGAATCATGCTCGTAGGACTACATGGAGCCGGAAAGACAACCAGCGCAGTCAAACTAGCCCATCATCTGGCCAGGAAGCAATTCAAGCCTCTTCTCGTCGCCTGCGATGTTCATAGACCTGCAGCAATCGATCAATTGCAAACTTTGGGGCAAAGCTCCGGCCATCCTTGCTACGCCGACCGTTCTGCGAAGGATCCGGCGATCATTGCTCGTGGAGCCCTATCCTCGGGAAGAAGCCCTCAAACAGACGCATTTATTTTCGATACCGCCGGCCGTTTTCATATGGACGAAACTCTCATATCTGAACTCATCCGCATCCATCAAGTCGTCGTTCCAGATGAAGTCCTATTGGTCGCGGATAGCGCTTTGGGACGTGAGTCGGTCAACGTAGCATCCGTATTTCACGAAGCTGTCAATTTGACAGGAATCATTCTGACAAAAGTAGAAGGCGACGCTCGGGGAGGAGCGGCTCTCTCCATGAAGGCCGTCACAGGAGTTCCCATAAAATTCATGGGAACCGGCGAAAAGGTAGAAGACTTTGATTCCTTTTATCCAGAAAGAATCGCCTCTCGAATCCTGGGGATGGGAGACATCGTATCTCTTGTTGAAAAAGCGCAGGAGACGGTTGAGCAAAATGAAGCTGTGGAAATGGCGGAGAAGCTTCAGAAAGCGGAATTCAATTTTGAAGATTTTCTTACCCAAATGCAGCAAGTAAAAAAAATGGGGTCAATTGGGTCAATCGTGGGACTCCTCCCGGGTATGTCGGGGGTCGAATTTGGTAATGAGGAGGAAGACCGCCTAAAACAAACGGAGGCAATCATCTATTCCATGACTCCACACGAAAGACGAAACCCACGTCTACTAAACGGAAGTCGACGCTTGCGTATAGCCAATGGATCTGGAGTTCAGGTCCGTGATGTCAATGCCCTCATCAAGCAATTCAATCAAATGCGGAAAATGATGCGAAAGATGAAAGGCAAGAAGGGGAAGAAAATGATGCGAGAGTTTTCAGCACAGAATGGATCCAACTATCCCGATTTTAAAAGTCTTGGTAGATGA